The following proteins come from a genomic window of Blastococcus sp. HT6-30:
- a CDS encoding tetratricopeptide repeat protein has protein sequence MPEASCPAEGAGARDTPSGGVYEWYRRGLELLADRHPDAAAILLARAAEAEPGSRSIREALARAQYDAHRYREAITSFASLIATNPADDYAQFGLGLAASRAGDLALAVEHLALAVAMRPDSAHYARALREVRARQTRESA, from the coding sequence TTGCCCGAGGCCAGTTGTCCGGCGGAAGGTGCCGGGGCCCGCGACACGCCCAGCGGGGGCGTCTACGAGTGGTACCGCCGGGGCCTGGAGCTGCTGGCGGACCGGCATCCGGACGCTGCGGCCATCCTGCTGGCACGTGCCGCCGAGGCCGAGCCCGGCTCCCGCAGCATCAGGGAGGCGCTCGCACGCGCCCAGTACGACGCGCACCGCTACCGCGAGGCGATCACCAGTTTCGCGAGCCTCATCGCGACCAACCCGGCCGACGACTACGCCCAGTTCGGTCTCGGCCTCGCCGCCAGCCGAGCCGGGGACCTCGCGCTCGCCGTCGAGCACCTCGCGCTCGCGGTCGCCATGCGGCCGGACTCGGCCCACTACGCGCGGGCGCTGCGCGAGGTGCGCGCCCGCCAGACCCGGGAGTCGGCATGA